In Bos indicus x Bos taurus breed Angus x Brahman F1 hybrid chromosome 1, Bos_hybrid_MaternalHap_v2.0, whole genome shotgun sequence, a single window of DNA contains:
- the LOC113898589 gene encoding olfactory receptor 5AC1-like, with amino-acid sequence MMEANKTLVTEFVLTGLTDLPGLQVPLFLVFLVIYLTTMVGNLGLIFLIWKDPHLHTPMYSFLGSLAFADACCSSSVTPKMFINFLSKNHVIPLFDCLTQFYFFGSSATTECFLLMVMAYDRYAAICNPLLYSVVMSNRLCIQFLGVSYLTGFLHSAIHVGLLFRLTFCRTNVIHYFYCEILQLFKISCTDSTLNTLLVFIFSAFIQVFTFMTIMVSYTFVLFTILKKKSEKGRSKAFSTCSAHLLSVSLFYGTLFFMYVRPGSGPSEEHNKIYSLFYTIIIPLLNPFIYSLRNKEVISALRRIMKK; translated from the coding sequence ATGATGGAGGCAAACAAGACTCTGGTGACGGAGTTTGTTCTCACAGGACTCACAGATCTCCCAGGGCTGCAGGTCCCCCTGTTCCTGGTGTTCCTGGTCATCTACCTCACCACCATGGTGGGCAACCTTGGActgatttttctcatctggaaggACCCCCATcttcacacccccatgtactcATTCCTGGGCAGTTTAGCCTTTGCAGATGCTTGTTGTTCATCTTCCGTGACTCCAAAgatgtttataaattttttatcaAAGAATCATGTAATACCTCTCTTTGACTGTCTgacccaattttatttttttggttccaGTGCTACCACAGAATGTTTCCTTCTGAtggtgatggcctatgaccgctatgcaGCCATATGCAACCCTTTGCTTTATTCAGTAGTCATGTCCAACAGACTCTGTATTCAGTTTCTAGGTGTTTCATATTTGACTGGTTTTCTACATTCAGCCATTCATGTGGGTTTGTTATTCAGATTAACTTTCTGCAGGACCAATGTAATACATTATTTCTACTGTGAAATTTTACAACTATTCAAAATTTCTTGCACTGATTCTACACTTAATACACTTCTGGTGTTTATCTTTTCAGCATTTATACAAGTCTTCACTTTTATGACCATCATGGTCTCTTACACCTTTGTCCTCTTTACCATTctgaaaaaaaagtctgaaaaggGCAGGAGTAAAGCCTTCTCCACATGCAGTGCCCACCTGCTCTCTGTTTCCTTGTTCTATGGCACTCTCTTCTTCATGTATGTGCGTCCTGGGTCTGGCCCCTCTGAAGAGCAcaacaaaatatattctttattttatacaataATAATTCCTCTACTAAATCCTTTTATTTACAGCCTGAGAAACAAAGAGGTTATAAGTGCTTTGAGAAGAATAATGAAGAAATGA